In a single window of the Acetivibrio clariflavus DSM 19732 genome:
- a CDS encoding glycosyl hydrolase family 8 encodes MRKKYKIKLLRRGIILLTLVSLMVSTVFINTGSVSAAKFPYNAVYKYGLSSVVDNQDEANALLLREWEAWKSRHITSNGAGGYKRVQRDSSTNFDTVSEGMGYGMLLAVYFNEQSLFDDLYRYVKLHFNSRGLMSWHINPDGSLPDSGSYNCATDADEDIAVALIFAHKQWGSNGSINYANEARNLISNLERYCLDGDILKPGDVWGGWSTVNPSYFAPAWYKIFAQFTGNSKWYSVADKCYEIIDNVHRRNNGTGLVPDWCQGDGAPASGMGYNYSYDATRYPWRTVLDYLWFGDQRAKNNCDLINKFFIKIGPENIRGEYSITGNQIGSAHNSSFVAPIAASALTGYDLNFAKAMHEENVKVTEPPEYCYYGGTLRLITMLYTTGNFPNLYEEVISRTPTPTVPTPTPTPSNGGTVIKGDVNGDGEVNSIDYALMKSKILGLIYNFPYIYGDLAADMNDDGDFNSLDYALLKMKLLGLTSI; translated from the coding sequence ATGAGGAAAAAGTACAAGATAAAACTATTGAGGAGGGGCATCATTTTATTAACTTTAGTTTCGTTGATGGTATCAACAGTATTTATTAATACTGGCAGTGTGTCGGCAGCAAAGTTCCCGTACAATGCAGTATACAAGTATGGTTTAAGCTCTGTAGTTGACAATCAGGATGAAGCAAATGCTTTACTTCTGAGAGAGTGGGAAGCTTGGAAAAGCAGACACATTACTTCTAATGGTGCAGGTGGATATAAAAGGGTTCAAAGGGACAGTTCCACAAATTTCGATACCGTATCTGAGGGTATGGGATATGGTATGCTTCTCGCGGTTTACTTCAATGAGCAATCACTGTTTGATGATCTTTACCGTTACGTAAAACTTCACTTTAATTCCAGAGGACTTATGTCATGGCATATAAATCCTGACGGAAGCTTACCGGATTCAGGCTCGTATAACTGTGCTACCGACGCTGACGAAGATATAGCAGTAGCTTTAATTTTTGCCCATAAACAATGGGGATCCAATGGTTCCATTAATTATGCCAATGAAGCCAGAAATTTAATAAGCAATTTGGAGAGATATTGTTTAGATGGAGACATACTCAAACCCGGTGATGTATGGGGAGGCTGGAGTACTGTAAATCCGTCTTATTTTGCACCGGCATGGTATAAGATATTTGCACAGTTTACAGGTAATTCAAAATGGTATAGCGTGGCAGATAAATGCTATGAAATTATAGATAATGTACATAGAAGGAATAATGGAACAGGCCTTGTACCTGACTGGTGTCAAGGTGATGGAGCACCAGCATCGGGAATGGGATATAATTATAGCTATGATGCCACAAGATATCCCTGGAGAACAGTATTGGATTATTTGTGGTTTGGTGATCAAAGGGCGAAAAACAATTGTGACCTTATTAACAAATTTTTTATAAAGATTGGGCCGGAAAATATCAGGGGAGAATATTCTATAACAGGTAATCAAATAGGTTCTGCCCATAACAGTTCCTTTGTAGCACCTATTGCTGCTTCAGCCCTTACCGGATATGATCTGAATTTTGCAAAAGCGATGCATGAGGAAAATGTAAAAGTTACCGAACCGCCAGAGTATTGCTATTATGGTGGAACTTTGAGGTTGATTACCATGTTATATACTACAGGAAATTTCCCGAACCTTTATGAAGAAGTAATATCAAGGACACCTACTCCTACTGTTCCTACACCGACTCCTACTCCATCAAATGGAGGTACGGTTATTAAAGGGGATGTAAATGGAGATGGCGAAGTAAACTCAATAGATTATGCTTTGATGAAATCTAAAATACTTGGACTGATCTACAATTTCCCATACATATATGGTGATTTGGCTGCTGATATGAATGATGATGGAGATTTTAACTCTTTAGATTATGCATTGCTGAAAATGAAACTGTTAGGTTTGACATCAATTTAA
- a CDS encoding peroxiredoxin yields the protein MEQYQLFRTQNLQLGMKAPEFSAQTTFGNMKLSDLAGKWIVFFSHPGDFTPVCTTEFIMFAKMAPYFAQRNVELLGLSIDSNSSHLAWVYNIYKNTGITIPFPIIADRDGSIARLYGMIAKEVSETETVRTVFVIDDKQIIRAILYYPLTTGRNIPEILRLVDALQTTDREKVATPANWLPGQPVVVAPPKTYDELMERIKCPAGLQCMDWYLCYKKFQ from the coding sequence ATGGAACAATATCAACTATTCAGAACTCAAAATCTTCAGTTAGGCATGAAGGCTCCGGAGTTTTCGGCACAAACCACCTTCGGAAATATGAAACTTTCAGATCTGGCCGGAAAATGGATTGTTTTTTTCTCACATCCCGGTGATTTTACTCCGGTTTGTACAACAGAATTTATTATGTTTGCCAAGATGGCACCCTATTTTGCTCAGAGGAATGTAGAACTTTTGGGTTTAAGTATAGACAGTAATTCATCTCATCTTGCATGGGTATACAATATCTATAAAAATACCGGTATAACCATTCCTTTTCCCATTATTGCGGACAGAGACGGTTCAATTGCCAGACTTTACGGTATGATAGCAAAAGAAGTCAGTGAAACAGAAACTGTAAGAACTGTTTTTGTTATTGATGACAAGCAAATAATTAGGGCAATACTTTATTATCCGCTTACAACCGGCCGTAATATTCCTGAAATTTTGAGGCTTGTGGATGCATTGCAGACAACTGACAGAGAAAAAGTTGCAACACCTGCAAATTGGCTTCCTGGCCAACCGGTAGTGGTGGCACCTCCAAAAACATATGATGAATTGATGGAAAGAATAAAATGTCCAGCAGGTCTGCAATGTATGGACTGGTATTTGTGTTATAAAAAATTTCAATAA
- a CDS encoding D-alanyl-D-alanine carboxypeptidase family protein yields the protein MKSGKNRFISLLFLVVLFASMLPVNIYAQFESSASSAILVEASTSQVLYEKNSDVPMPPASITKIMTLLLGFEAISKGDANWDDLVNVSENAWRMEGSKMFLELGSKVPYREIIKGISIVSANDGCVALAEHLSGSEKAFVALMNQRAKELGMTNSTFKNCTGLPEEGHVLSAKDIATLSLYLVQNYPEILEIESTKEFTFNNIRQFNRNPLLGVYEGADGLKTGWTEEAGYCLVATAKQNDIRLIAVILNTKSENERKTAAQEMLTYGFKNFKLLEYKKAGEIVDSVEVNNGKKPSVQLKLDNDIKIIVPVTRVNDLQTVISKDSESIKAPVSADVSMGKFEVKLDGQTLASSSISTTESIDKAGFFKRLLNGILNIFKSFKK from the coding sequence GTGAAGTCAGGAAAAAATAGATTTATTTCACTGTTATTTTTAGTTGTCCTTTTTGCATCCATGCTCCCAGTGAATATATATGCCCAATTTGAGTCATCAGCCAGTTCAGCCATATTGGTTGAAGCCTCAACCAGCCAAGTTCTATATGAGAAAAATTCGGATGTACCAATGCCGCCTGCCAGTATAACCAAAATAATGACTCTGCTGTTAGGATTTGAAGCTATTAGCAAAGGCGATGCCAATTGGGACGACCTTGTAAATGTATCGGAAAATGCCTGGAGAATGGAAGGTTCGAAAATGTTCCTTGAACTCGGAAGCAAAGTCCCCTACAGGGAGATTATCAAAGGTATTTCCATAGTTTCTGCCAATGACGGTTGTGTAGCATTAGCAGAGCACCTTTCAGGAAGTGAAAAAGCCTTTGTCGCACTTATGAACCAGCGGGCCAAAGAACTTGGAATGACAAACAGTACGTTTAAAAACTGTACGGGATTGCCTGAAGAAGGCCATGTTCTGTCGGCAAAGGATATAGCAACTTTATCCCTCTATCTTGTACAGAATTATCCGGAAATACTGGAAATCGAGTCTACAAAAGAATTTACATTCAATAATATCCGTCAATTCAACAGAAATCCGCTCCTGGGAGTCTATGAAGGTGCCGACGGACTTAAAACAGGTTGGACTGAAGAAGCAGGATATTGCTTAGTTGCTACAGCAAAGCAAAACGACATCAGGCTGATAGCTGTGATATTAAACACCAAGAGTGAAAACGAAAGAAAAACTGCTGCCCAAGAGATGCTAACCTATGGCTTTAAGAACTTCAAATTACTCGAATACAAAAAAGCTGGAGAAATTGTTGACAGTGTGGAAGTCAATAACGGAAAAAAACCTTCAGTACAACTTAAACTGGATAATGACATTAAAATAATAGTTCCGGTAACCAGAGTGAATGACCTTCAGACAGTTATATCCAAAGACTCTGAATCAATAAAAGCGCCGGTAAGTGCTGATGTTTCGATGGGGAAATTTGAGGTTAAACTTGACGGACAAACACTGGCAAGCAGCAGCATTTCCACAACCGAAAGTATTGATAAAGCAGGCTTCTTTAAACGGTTGCTGAACGGAATACTTAACATATTCAAATCCTTTAAAAAATAA
- a CDS encoding anti-sigma-I factor RsgI family protein: MNKVKNDGLESFGVILKVKKNSVIVMTDKLDFVELNRKPDMLRGQKIYFTSLDLCNSSLWLLNSKKFLKFASAAASVAAVFAILFFGFRFLFLSNEYAYIDLDINPSIEITINRNENVLKAEALNNDGQILLDAVKIKNMDLKDAVSLLLNKSREIGFIDSFNNKVILAAALNSSKVSESQNKNINSMISSLKQIAEKSGVESQVIQLSYKDRKEAMENGLSMGKYYIYTKAKDEGIQITVEEVKNSNISTLLSKIDLSENTNDPQNPSADIEPTPEPIVQPSSSQMVASIPSVAAPTATDKTSHTFKPVATPEPSFISEHTPSPAATMVTEVVEPSITPDRAIITPHRTYYITSTPKPVFSTTPTPSPRPTVNVTVTYRPSPVVTPTKTPTPRVIITNSPTFKPISTKFSTPTTKKTPTPSVYTATPKITVIPSSKPSTPTSNPTPIISSKPTPISTLTFTPTPKITSTPIITTAPTPIITPSPTPKPTTAPTSTPIEQTSVKLGMYNEVRTDKAKEIHPRFKLINTGNTPIKLSTVKIRYYYTIDIEDKQQVFYCDWSNIGRNSITGKLVKMNTGRNDADHYLEIGFDTDESLEPGSNIEIICRIGPDNTIGDGNIFYNQLNDYSFNNSAGNFVNWDKVTVYISGNLVWGTEP, from the coding sequence TTGAACAAAGTAAAAAATGACGGTTTAGAAAGCTTTGGAGTAATACTAAAAGTGAAAAAAAATAGTGTTATTGTTATGACAGACAAACTTGATTTTGTAGAACTAAATCGCAAGCCTGATATGCTGCGCGGTCAGAAAATATATTTTACCTCATTGGACCTGTGCAACTCCAGTCTGTGGTTATTAAACAGTAAAAAATTCCTGAAATTTGCTTCTGCTGCCGCATCAGTTGCTGCAGTTTTTGCAATATTGTTTTTTGGATTTAGATTTTTATTTTTATCAAACGAGTATGCATATATTGATTTAGACATTAATCCCAGTATAGAAATAACAATAAACAGGAACGAAAATGTTTTAAAAGCGGAAGCTCTAAATAATGACGGACAAATTCTTTTAGATGCTGTAAAAATAAAAAATATGGATTTAAAAGATGCCGTTTCTTTATTGCTGAATAAATCCAGGGAAATCGGTTTTATTGATTCTTTCAATAACAAAGTCATACTCGCTGCTGCTTTAAATTCCAGCAAAGTATCCGAAAGCCAAAACAAAAATATTAACTCTATGATTTCTTCTTTAAAACAAATAGCAGAAAAATCCGGAGTTGAATCTCAAGTTATTCAGTTATCATATAAAGATAGGAAGGAAGCAATGGAAAACGGGCTTTCAATGGGTAAATACTATATATACACTAAAGCTAAAGATGAAGGTATTCAGATTACCGTAGAAGAGGTTAAAAATTCAAATATATCAACCTTACTCAGCAAAATTGACCTCTCAGAAAATACCAATGATCCTCAAAATCCAAGTGCTGATATAGAACCCACTCCAGAACCTATAGTCCAACCTTCATCGTCACAAATGGTTGCAAGTATCCCTTCTGTAGCCGCACCAACTGCTACTGATAAAACTTCTCATACTTTCAAACCCGTTGCTACGCCTGAACCTTCGTTTATATCCGAACACACACCATCACCTGCTGCAACTATGGTAACAGAAGTAGTTGAACCATCTATTACACCTGACAGAGCAATTATTACTCCACATAGAACTTATTACATAACTTCTACACCTAAACCAGTATTCTCAACTACACCAACACCTTCACCCAGACCTACTGTCAATGTTACAGTTACATATAGGCCTTCCCCTGTAGTTACGCCTACTAAAACTCCGACACCACGGGTTATAATTACCAATTCACCTACATTCAAGCCAATATCTACCAAATTTTCTACTCCTACAACCAAAAAAACACCAACACCTTCTGTGTACACGGCTACACCTAAAATAACCGTTATTCCGTCTTCAAAGCCTTCTACGCCAACAAGCAATCCAACACCTATTATTTCAAGTAAACCTACACCGATATCTACACTGACTTTCACTCCCACACCGAAAATTACATCAACACCAATTATTACTACTGCGCCAACACCGATAATTACTCCTTCACCTACACCAAAACCAACAACTGCACCAACATCTACTCCAATTGAACAAACATCTGTTAAGCTCGGTATGTACAATGAAGTCAGAACAGACAAAGCAAAAGAGATCCACCCCAGATTTAAGCTTATAAATACCGGTAATACCCCGATTAAGCTATCTACTGTTAAGATAAGGTATTACTATACTATAGATATTGAGGACAAGCAGCAAGTATTTTATTGCGACTGGTCGAATATAGGTAGAAATTCCATAACCGGAAAACTGGTTAAAATGAATACAGGACGAAATGATGCAGACCATTATCTTGAAATCGGTTTTGATACTGATGAATCTCTTGAACCGGGAAGCAATATTGAAATTATATGCAGAATAGGTCCGGACAACACTATTGGAGACGGAAACATATTTTACAATCAATTGAATGATTACTCATTTAACAATAGTGCCGGAAACTTTGTAAACTGGGATAAAGTTACAGTTTATATATCAGGTAATTTGGTATGGGGTACTGAACCCTAA
- a CDS encoding response regulator transcription factor, with protein MRILVAENDFYLSKVLYKVLKKNGHSVTCVQNGDDGLEFGQTGIYDIILLNDTLPIIDGISVLKKLRKMRITTPIILLSIRGDTASKVTGLDSGADDYIVKPFSFDELLARIRALGRRRGDLAPNNILTYGDIEMNIDSLKLSTELGEVSLTCRECELLDYLIRRKGIISPKEKIIEKLWGYDSSAGSNHVEVYISFLRKKLESIGSNVVIITHRGAGYEISTLDRSYAPKSLLKKSI; from the coding sequence ATGCGTATATTAGTAGCAGAGAACGATTTTTACTTATCAAAAGTTTTATATAAAGTTTTAAAGAAAAACGGCCATTCCGTTACATGTGTACAAAATGGTGATGACGGCTTGGAATTTGGACAGACAGGCATATATGATATAATTTTATTGAATGATACTCTCCCAATTATTGACGGTATTTCCGTCCTGAAAAAGCTTAGGAAAATGAGAATTACAACTCCAATTATTCTCTTAAGCATTCGCGGTGATACAGCTTCAAAAGTTACAGGACTTGATAGCGGTGCAGATGATTATATTGTAAAACCTTTTTCCTTTGATGAATTATTGGCACGCATTCGTGCATTAGGCCGTCGTCGGGGAGATTTGGCACCGAATAATATATTAACTTATGGAGATATTGAAATGAATATAGACAGCCTTAAATTATCCACAGAACTTGGAGAAGTTTCTCTGACTTGCCGTGAATGTGAACTTTTAGATTATCTTATACGAAGAAAAGGCATTATATCTCCTAAAGAAAAAATTATAGAAAAACTTTGGGGATATGACTCAAGTGCAGGGTCAAACCATGTGGAAGTATATATATCTTTTTTGAGAAAAAAACTGGAATCCATCGGTTCAAATGTTGTCATCATCACTCATCGGGGTGCCGGTTATGAAATAAGCACTCTAGACAGAAGTTATGCCCCAAAATCGTTACTCAAAAAGTCAATCTAA
- the sigI gene encoding RNA polymerase sigma-I factor: MTDIFFPKKRKKGSLKDDDYTDDVVLTINKIKAGDNLLRNDFIEKYKPFILKTISSVTGNYIDTENSDEYSIGLAAFNEAIDCFDESKGVMFFKFSSLVIKRRVADYIRHNKKHNKVLPFTYFEDANDNNFEQTHLKALNDDLTTFEFSEEAKNFEKKLNELGIRLEDLVRSAPKHKDSKALCLKIAKAIADNKESFSKLEKTGIIQKSKLVRALNINKKTIERNRIFIIAAALIIGNGFYLLRDFLDIPEVGGKHIEQSKK; the protein is encoded by the coding sequence TTGACAGATATATTTTTCCCAAAGAAGAGAAAAAAAGGTAGTCTTAAGGATGATGATTATACAGACGATGTTGTCCTTACAATTAATAAAATAAAAGCAGGAGATAATTTATTAAGAAACGATTTTATTGAAAAATACAAGCCTTTTATCCTTAAAACTATCTCCAGCGTAACAGGTAATTATATTGACACTGAGAACAGTGATGAGTATAGTATCGGTCTTGCTGCTTTCAATGAGGCTATAGATTGCTTTGATGAAAGTAAAGGAGTTATGTTTTTTAAATTCAGCTCATTGGTAATTAAACGCAGAGTGGCTGATTATATTCGTCACAACAAGAAGCACAATAAAGTTCTCCCCTTTACATATTTTGAAGATGCCAACGACAATAACTTTGAGCAAACTCATTTAAAAGCCTTAAATGATGATTTGACAACTTTTGAATTCAGCGAAGAGGCAAAAAACTTTGAAAAGAAACTTAATGAACTTGGAATTAGACTTGAGGATCTTGTTCGTTCTGCACCTAAGCATAAAGATTCAAAAGCTCTATGCCTTAAAATTGCAAAAGCTATTGCTGACAACAAAGAAAGTTTCAGCAAGCTTGAAAAAACTGGGATAATTCAAAAATCAAAACTGGTCAGAGCGTTGAACATAAATAAAAAAACTATAGAACGAAATCGAATATTTATTATAGCTGCTGCACTCATTATAGGCAATGGTTTTTATCTACTGAGAGATTTCCTGGATATCCCGGAAGTTGGAGGGAAACACATTGAACAAAGTAAAAAATGA
- a CDS encoding glycoside hydrolase family 9 protein, translating into MKKLITFITVLSLMSTLLVPHSVTAAGSFNYGEALQKSIIFYEMQRSGRLPENNRVNWRGDSGLNDGADAGLDLTGGWYDAGDNVKFNLPMAYTATMLAWSVYENRDAYKRSGQLGYILENIKWATDYFIKCHPSPNVYYYQVGDGHLDHAWWGPPEVMQMQRPSFKVTSDSPGSTVVAETAAALAAASIIFKETDPSYSATCLKHAQELFTFADTTRSDEGYKAANGFYTSHSGFYDELTWASAWLYLATKDSSYLDKARSYQSYWEKELGTNIIKYSWGHCWDNKLFGACLLLARETGDSVYKQVIENNLDWWTVGFNGGRVQYSPKGLAVLDMWGSLRYATTAAFLADVYADWSGCDSAKAKIYREFAKNQIDYALGSTGRSFVVGFGVNPPKYPHHRAAHGSWEAMMTTPSEHRHILYGALVGGPGANDAYTDSINDYQSNEVACDYNAGFVGILARMYDKYGGDPIPNFNAIEPVGEEFVIYGALNASGPTFTNMKVTLANMTGWPPRGSDTLSFRYFVDISEVVNAGYKASDITVSASASNGAKVSPKLIEWDASKNIYYVEVDFTGTYIYPGGINEYKRDVYFSINAPNGFSGLDNTNDFSFKGLDKASPQTGAKTEYIPIYDNGVKIYGMEPGEPAATPTKTVTPTPTPKETPTATPVDFVKGDLNGDKTFNSIDYAYLKMHLLGMNKLNEAQLLAADVDNNGQVDSIDYAIMKQVLLGIRKDF; encoded by the coding sequence ATGAAAAAACTGATAACATTTATTACAGTGTTATCACTTATGTCAACGCTTCTTGTGCCGCATTCAGTGACTGCAGCAGGATCCTTTAATTATGGCGAAGCTCTTCAGAAATCCATAATTTTTTATGAAATGCAAAGATCCGGGCGTCTGCCTGAAAACAACAGAGTTAACTGGCGCGGAGATTCAGGTTTGAATGATGGTGCCGATGCCGGCTTGGATTTAACAGGCGGCTGGTATGATGCAGGAGATAACGTAAAATTTAATCTTCCGATGGCGTATACAGCTACAATGCTTGCCTGGAGTGTTTATGAAAACCGTGATGCCTATAAGAGAAGTGGGCAGCTGGGATACATACTTGAAAACATTAAGTGGGCAACCGATTACTTTATTAAATGCCATCCCAGTCCTAATGTATATTATTACCAGGTGGGAGACGGACACCTTGATCATGCCTGGTGGGGACCTCCGGAAGTTATGCAGATGCAAAGACCTTCCTTCAAAGTAACTTCAGACAGTCCCGGTTCTACAGTTGTTGCAGAAACAGCAGCAGCACTGGCAGCAGCCTCGATTATATTTAAAGAAACAGACCCAAGCTATTCTGCAACATGTCTTAAACATGCACAGGAGTTGTTCACTTTTGCGGATACAACCAGAAGTGATGAAGGGTATAAAGCTGCGAATGGTTTTTACACTTCTCATAGCGGATTCTATGACGAACTTACCTGGGCTTCTGCCTGGCTGTATCTGGCAACTAAGGATTCATCATACCTTGACAAGGCCCGTTCCTATCAATCCTATTGGGAAAAGGAACTTGGGACTAATATAATCAAGTATTCATGGGGACATTGCTGGGACAATAAGTTATTTGGAGCTTGCCTGCTTCTCGCACGAGAGACTGGCGATTCAGTATATAAACAAGTTATTGAAAATAATTTGGACTGGTGGACAGTCGGATTTAACGGCGGTCGTGTTCAATACTCACCTAAGGGACTTGCTGTACTTGATATGTGGGGTTCTTTAAGATACGCAACTACCGCTGCATTTTTGGCAGATGTTTACGCTGACTGGTCGGGATGCGATTCTGCTAAAGCTAAGATTTATAGAGAATTTGCAAAAAATCAGATAGATTATGCTCTGGGAAGTACTGGAAGGAGTTTTGTGGTAGGATTTGGGGTTAATCCTCCGAAATATCCGCATCACAGAGCTGCTCACGGTAGCTGGGAAGCGATGATGACTACACCTTCGGAACATAGGCATATACTTTATGGGGCATTGGTTGGAGGACCTGGTGCAAATGATGCCTATACCGATTCAATCAACGATTATCAGTCAAATGAAGTTGCCTGTGACTATAATGCAGGATTTGTCGGAATACTTGCGAGAATGTACGATAAATATGGTGGAGATCCAATACCTAATTTCAATGCCATTGAACCGGTTGGAGAAGAATTTGTGATTTATGGAGCGCTTAATGCTTCCGGACCTACCTTTACAAATATGAAAGTTACTTTGGCAAATATGACAGGATGGCCTCCAAGGGGAAGCGATACTTTGTCCTTCAGGTATTTTGTGGATATATCCGAAGTTGTAAATGCCGGATACAAAGCAAGTGATATTACTGTTTCGGCGTCTGCATCGAATGGTGCAAAAGTATCGCCAAAACTTATTGAATGGGATGCTTCAAAGAATATTTATTATGTAGAGGTTGATTTTACCGGAACTTATATTTATCCCGGCGGAATTAATGAATATAAGAGAGATGTCTACTTTTCAATAAATGCGCCTAATGGATTTTCAGGATTGGACAACACAAACGACTTCTCATTTAAAGGCTTGGATAAAGCTTCACCGCAAACTGGTGCAAAAACAGAATATATTCCTATCTATGACAATGGCGTGAAGATTTACGGTATGGAGCCCGGAGAACCTGCTGCTACTCCAACTAAGACAGTGACTCCAACACCGACTCCTAAAGAAACTCCAACTGCAACTCCAGTGGATTTTGTAAAAGGTGATCTTAACGGTGACAAAACTTTTAATTCCATAGATTATGCCTATTTGAAAATGCACTTGCTGGGCATGAATAAATTAAACGAAGCACAGCTTTTAGCTGCCGATGTTGACAATAACGGACAAGTCGATTCAATAGACTATGCAATAATGAAGCAGGTATTGCTTGGAATTAGGAAGGATTTTTAA